Proteins from a single region of Hordeum vulgare subsp. vulgare chromosome 6H, MorexV3_pseudomolecules_assembly, whole genome shotgun sequence:
- the LOC123404389 gene encoding cytokinin dehydrogenase 7-like — MARSCLAAFLLCMASFLSAVAGQLRPMPAGGLPSDLVALGMASKIQTDRNSTARASSDFGRMVEAAPEAVLQPATAADIAELIRFSTSSPVPFPVSPRGQGHSVRGQSLAPGGVVVDMRALGRGDHRINVSADYVDAGGEQLWVDVLRGTLTHGLAPCAWTDYLRLTVGGTLSNAGIGGQAFRHGPQIANVHELDVVTGTGEMVTCSPHKRKDLFFAVLGGLGQFGIITRARIALEPAPKQVRWVRLAYSDVVAFTRDQELLISKQASEAGFDYVEGQVQLNRTLTEGPKSTPFFSEADINRLASLASETGSRAIYFIEAAMYYDETTAPYVDQKLETVLAQLSFVPGFVFTKDVTYLQFLDRVRVEEVVLRSAGVWDVPHPWLNLFIPRSRILDFDAGVLKGILGGDNPVGLILMYPMNTAKWNSQMTAVTPPTREDVFYTVGLLRSALSTNELERLQRENQSVLAFCDKEGIECKQYLPHYTCQDGWRRHFGPKWRKITQLKAKYDPHAIMSPGQRIFQLPSVPTTSTTAA, encoded by the coding sequence ATGGCAAGAAGTTGCCTCGCTGCGTTTCTTCTCTGCATGGCCAGCTTCCTCTCCGCCGTCGCCGGCCAACTCCGGCCAATGCCTGCGGGTGGCCTTCCCAGTGATCTCGTTGCCCTAGGAATGGCCTCGAAGATCCAAACCGACCGCAACTCGACGGCGAGGGCGTCATCAGACTTTGGCCGCATGGTGGAGGCGGCGCCGGAAGCCGTTCTACAGCCTGCCACGGCCGCCGACATCGCCGAGCTCATCCGGTTTTCCACGTCGTCGCCGGTGCCATTCCCCGTGTCACCACGCGGGCAGGGCCATTCCGTCCGCGGGCAGTCTCTCGCTCCAGGCGGCGTCGTGGTCGACATGCGCGCGCTGGGGCGTGGTGACCACCGCATCAACGTGTCTGCAGACTACGTCGACGCCGGCGGCGAGCAGCTGTGGGTCGACGTCCTCCGCGGGACGCTGACGCACGGTCTCGCGCCCTGTGCGTGGACGGACTACCTGCGGCTCACCGTCGGTGGCACACTTTCTAACGCCGGCATCGGCGGGCAAGCGTTCCGGCACGGCCCGCAGATCGCCAACGTGCACGAGCTCGACGTGGTTACCGGGACGGGTGAGATGGTGACATGCTCACCTCACAAAAGGAAGGACCTGTTCTTCGCGGTGTTAGGCGGGCTGGGCCAGTTTGGGATCATAACTCGGGCGCGGATCGCGCTTGAGCCGGCCCCAAAGCAGGTGCGCTGGGTTCGACTCGCCTACTCAGACGTGGTTGCGTTCACCAGAGACCAGGAGCTGCTCATTTCCAAGCAGGCTAGCGAAGCCGGGTTCGACTATGTGGAGGGCCAAGTCCAGCTTAATCGGACACTAACCGAGGGGCCCAAGTCGACGCctttcttctccgaagccgacatCAACAGGCTTGCTTCCCTCGCGTCGGAGACTGGCTCCAGGGCGATCTACTTCATCGAAGCCGCAATGTACTACGATGAGACCACTGCCCCTTACGTCGATCAGAAACTAGAGACGGTGCTAGCTCAACTGAGCTTTGTACCCGGGTTCGTGTTCACCAAGGATGTGACGTACTTGCAGTTCCTCGACCGCGTGCGCGTGGAGGAGGTTGTGCTTCGGTCTGCTGGCGTGTGGGATGTGCCACACCCATGGCTGAACCTCTTCATCCCCCGTTCACGCATTCTCGACTTCGACGCTGGCGTGCTCAAAGGCATCCTCGGGGGTGACAACCCAGTCGGGCTCATCCTCATGTACCCCATGAACACGGCCAAATGGAACTCCCAGATGACGGCGGTAACGCCACCCACTCGCGAGGACGTATTCTACACCGTGGGACTTCTCCGGTCGGCTCTATCCACCAATGAACTGGAGCGGCTACAGAGGGAGAACCAGTCGGTGCTAGCATTTTGCGACAAGGAgggcattgagtgcaagcagtATCTGCCACACTACACGTGTCAAGATGGATGGCGGCGACATTTTGGCCCCAAGTGGAGGAAAATCACACAACTCAAGGCCAAATATGACCCCCACGCCATAATGTCGCCAGGGCAGAGAATTTTTCAATTGCCAAGTGTGCCAACGACAAGCACTACAGCCGCATAA